Genomic window (Streptomyces sp. NBC_01431):
TGGAAGCCCACGGGTCGTCGGCGGGAGCACCGCCGCCGGCCTGCTGGCTGCCACTGGGGGCTCCGCCCCAGTTGCCACCGCCCTGCTGCTGACCTCCGCCGCCGTAGCCGCCCTGGCCGCCGCGACCGGTGGTCTTGGTGACCTTGGCCGTGGCGTTCTTGAGGCTGGGGCCGACTTCCTCGACGTCCAGCTCGAAGACCGTGCGCTTGACGCCCTCGCGGTCCTCGTACGACCGCTGCCTCAGCCGGCCCTGCACGACTACGCGCATGCCTCGCTGAAGCGACTCCGCGACGTTCTCCGCCGCCTGACGCCAGACCGAGCAGGTCAGGAACAGGCTTTCGCCGTCCTTCCACTCATTGGTCTGACGGTCGAAGGTGCGGGGAGTGGAC
Coding sequences:
- a CDS encoding single-stranded DNA-binding protein — protein: MAGETVITVVGNLVDDPELRFTPSGAAVAKFRVASTPRTFDRQTNEWKDGESLFLTCSVWRQAAENVAESLQRGMRVVVQGRLRQRSYEDREGVKRTVFELDVEEVGPSLKNATAKVTKTTGRGGQGGYGGGGQQQGGGNWGGAPSGSQQAGGGAPADDPWASSAPAGGGQPQGGSGGSWGGSSGGGYSDEPPF